From one Caldithrix abyssi DSM 13497 genomic stretch:
- a CDS encoding glycosyltransferase, translated as MNFINKLYNKFRKHRQDEIRRIVRSEIIIQEIKRVAFSNKNSSFLNTSVRKEKIIVSFTTIKERIKNIYLVIESIAQQTMKPDKIVLWLSKKDFQDDNLPITLKWMMQRGLEVRYVEDIGPHTKLLYALKEFENYLIITIDDDIIYPIDLIENLYNTHKNYPKAICCNAAMLIKKDKKGNFLPYNEWPTITDRFMISDYLLPLGVDGVLYPSNSLDNMVFKQNLIKKLCPKADDIWFKIMSLKKGTEIILTGAYPDFSNYFIPLDTAYINALAQENIFKNLNDIQFQKCISYFNIKF; from the coding sequence ATGAATTTCATAAATAAACTTTATAATAAATTTCGTAAACACCGTCAAGATGAAATAAGAAGAATTGTCCGTTCTGAAATCATAATTCAAGAAATTAAAAGGGTAGCTTTCAGTAATAAAAATAGTAGTTTTTTGAATACATCGGTGCGTAAAGAAAAAATTATAGTTTCGTTCACTACGATTAAGGAAAGAATAAAGAATATTTATTTGGTTATTGAAAGTATTGCACAACAAACAATGAAGCCCGATAAAATAGTATTGTGGTTATCGAAAAAAGATTTTCAAGATGATAATTTGCCTATTACCTTAAAATGGATGATGCAACGAGGCTTAGAGGTGCGATATGTTGAAGATATTGGACCACATACAAAATTACTATATGCATTAAAAGAATTTGAAAATTATTTAATTATAACTATTGACGATGATATTATCTATCCAATTGATTTAATAGAGAATCTTTACAATACACACAAAAACTATCCTAAAGCAATTTGTTGTAATGCTGCGATGTTAATAAAAAAAGATAAAAAAGGAAATTTTCTGCCTTACAATGAATGGCCTACTATTACAGACAGATTTATGATTTCTGATTATTTATTACCTTTAGGTGTTGATGGTGTATTGTATCCTTCCAATAGTTTAGATAACATGGTTTTTAAACAAAACTTAATAAAAAAATTATGTCCTAAAGCGGACGACATTTGGTTTAAGATAATGTCATTAAAAAAAGGAACTGAGATTATTTTAACAGGTGCTTACCCAGACTTTAGTAACTACTTTATTCCACTTGATACTGCTTATATAAATGCATTGGCTCAAGAAAATATTTTTAAAAACCTAAATGATATCCAATTTCAAAAATGTATAAGTTATTTTAATATAAAATTTTAA
- the asnB gene encoding asparagine synthase (glutamine-hydrolyzing), protein MCGIFGYIANKKLNDEKIIELLSKRGPDNNSIIDISDSKKIKKLFHTRLAIIDLNERANQPYFDKSGRYVITYNGEIYNFKNIKEELINKGYIFSTTSDTEVVLYSFIEWGEKALLKLRGMFSFGIYDKQNDSWFLARDPFGIKPLYYYYDRNSFVFSSLVMPIVYSGIKEKFTINTAAISDYLATGSFIPPDTIFNEINFLKPGHYLLYKNDSIKINKYFSERNNGKLESFNNYNEVLQRVRSVIIDSIDKHFVSDVPVGVLLSSGIDSSLIAGISAILLGKKINTYSIGYYNKKKYRKIDETAIASKTAKYIQSKHENILIDYSEFDNMYDEFLESIDLPSIDGFNTFIISKKIAQRVKVVLSGLGGDEMFAGYSIFKDLYFAHQESKFIDELLMKLPYKIQSILKKDYLKYRGKDINNALIKRRILSVLKNSTRNKLIRMIVETDDVIKLISNYEIRHYMSNTLLRDSDAVSMAQGLEMRVPFVDIKIYDLINNIPAHYKISKKYNKRLLVDAFKDILLEDVYKTQKRGFSLPIPQWARNYLVNNWDIYSLYNKDILHSLGVDVNLFNNEFFNNNKIDYNYYKWLVLLIWLKKHNNYIYFQ, encoded by the coding sequence ATGTGTGGTATTTTTGGTTATATTGCAAATAAAAAGCTTAATGATGAAAAGATAATAGAATTATTATCCAAAAGAGGTCCTGATAATAATTCTATTATTGATATCTCGGACAGTAAAAAAATTAAGAAGCTGTTTCATACACGTCTAGCTATTATTGATTTGAATGAAAGAGCTAATCAACCTTATTTTGATAAAAGTGGTAGGTATGTAATAACCTATAACGGGGAAATTTATAATTTTAAGAACATTAAAGAAGAATTAATTAATAAAGGTTATATTTTTTCTACAACTTCTGATACGGAGGTTGTATTATATTCATTCATAGAGTGGGGGGAAAAAGCCTTATTAAAGCTAAGAGGAATGTTTTCTTTCGGTATTTATGATAAACAAAACGATAGTTGGTTTTTAGCTCGCGACCCTTTTGGAATTAAACCATTATATTATTACTATGATAGAAATTCTTTTGTTTTTTCTTCATTGGTTATGCCTATAGTTTATTCTGGCATTAAGGAAAAGTTTACCATAAACACTGCAGCAATAAGTGACTATTTGGCAACAGGTTCATTTATACCGCCAGATACTATTTTTAATGAAATTAATTTTTTAAAGCCAGGACATTATCTTTTATATAAAAATGATTCTATTAAAATTAACAAATATTTTTCAGAAAGGAATAATGGCAAATTAGAATCTTTTAATAACTATAATGAAGTATTGCAACGTGTTAGAAGCGTTATTATTGATTCTATTGATAAACATTTTGTGTCGGATGTTCCCGTTGGAGTCTTATTAAGTAGTGGTATAGATTCATCTTTAATTGCTGGAATTTCAGCAATACTTTTAGGGAAAAAAATTAATACTTATAGCATAGGTTATTATAATAAAAAAAAATATAGAAAAATTGACGAAACAGCTATAGCTTCTAAGACAGCAAAATATATTCAAAGTAAACATGAGAATATTTTAATAGATTATTCGGAATTTGACAATATGTACGATGAGTTTCTTGAAAGCATTGATCTCCCAAGTATTGATGGATTTAATACATTTATCATTTCAAAAAAAATTGCCCAGCGCGTTAAAGTTGTTTTATCCGGCCTGGGAGGAGATGAGATGTTCGCGGGCTATTCCATTTTTAAAGATTTGTATTTTGCGCATCAAGAATCAAAATTCATTGATGAATTGTTAATGAAATTGCCATATAAAATACAATCTATATTAAAAAAAGACTACCTAAAATATAGGGGGAAGGATATCAATAATGCACTAATTAAAAGACGAATCTTATCCGTATTAAAAAATAGCACGAGAAATAAACTAATTAGAATGATAGTGGAAACAGATGATGTGATTAAACTAATTTCTAACTATGAAATCCGTCATTATATGTCCAATACATTATTGAGAGATTCCGATGCGGTTTCAATGGCTCAGGGACTTGAAATGAGGGTCCCTTTTGTTGATATAAAAATTTATGATTTAATCAATAATATTCCAGCACATTATAAGATTAGTAAAAAATATAATAAAAGATTATTGGTAGATGCTTTTAAAGATATTCTTTTAGAAGACGTATATAAAACTCAAAAACGAGGTTTTTCTTTACCGATTCCTCAGTGGGCCCGTAATTATTTAGTAAATAATTGGGACATTTATTCTTTATATAATAAAGACATTTTACATTCTTTAGGGGTCGACGTTAACTTATTTAATAACGAGTTTTTTAATAACAATAAGATAGATTACAATTATTATAAATGGTTAGTTTTATTGATTTGGCTAAAAAAGCATAATAACTATATTTATTTTCAATAA
- a CDS encoding glycosyltransferase family 4 protein: protein MEKDLKVKNKKKILFIHHAIGWGGAIKSMIQLINSLDKSKYSCHVLLIKDSIVSDKLKENGISFSVARSKFYKKYYHYFIHSEAGYIKWYQIIRFFRLSILWLLSRYYFAQKELFNHRADIVHLNSLSLTDWLAPSSKVSKVVIHIREPFRQGRLDFIHFYFRHQYKKYADVIIAISKDNAKRIGLPDKTKVIYNFAQVPENSHKEESYYSKSFLYLGGAAKIKGFFTLVKALDYLDKDVKIYFGGDYTISQKKKGLKQIIKRFIGYGKKRQAAIKKMRSHTNAVEIGMTYQVDKYLQEVCCLISPFTVPHFSRPVIEAHLYKKPAIGSNVYGMDEIIQHKINGLLFEKDNAIELAKTINYIANHPNEAKRMGEKGYTVAKEKYSPDNIKIIEKVYDSLG, encoded by the coding sequence ATGGAAAAAGATTTAAAAGTTAAAAATAAGAAAAAAATCCTTTTCATCCACCACGCTATCGGTTGGGGTGGAGCAATTAAAAGTATGATTCAATTGATAAATTCTTTGGATAAGTCAAAGTATAGTTGCCATGTGCTACTTATAAAAGATTCCATTGTCTCGGATAAACTAAAAGAAAATGGGATAAGCTTTTCGGTAGCGCGATCAAAATTTTATAAAAAATATTATCATTATTTTATCCACAGTGAAGCCGGCTATATTAAATGGTATCAGATTATTCGTTTTTTTCGTTTAAGTATTTTGTGGCTATTATCACGATATTATTTTGCCCAGAAAGAATTATTTAACCATAGAGCGGATATTGTTCATCTAAATTCATTATCTCTAACGGATTGGTTGGCTCCTTCGAGTAAAGTGAGCAAGGTTGTTATTCATATTCGAGAACCTTTTCGACAAGGCAGGTTGGATTTTATACATTTTTATTTTAGACATCAATATAAAAAATATGCTGATGTTATTATTGCTATAAGTAAAGATAATGCCAAAAGGATAGGGTTGCCTGATAAGACAAAAGTAATATATAATTTCGCACAGGTTCCGGAAAATAGTCACAAAGAAGAATCTTATTATTCAAAAAGTTTTTTGTATCTTGGGGGTGCTGCAAAGATTAAGGGTTTTTTCACTTTGGTAAAGGCGTTGGATTATCTTGACAAGGATGTTAAAATCTATTTTGGAGGGGATTATACCATATCACAAAAAAAAAAGGGGTTAAAACAAATAATAAAACGTTTCATTGGATATGGTAAAAAACGGCAAGCGGCAATTAAAAAAATGCGTAGTCATACAAATGCAGTAGAAATTGGAATGACCTATCAGGTAGATAAATATTTGCAAGAAGTCTGTTGCCTTATTTCTCCCTTTACAGTACCTCATTTTTCAAGGCCGGTGATTGAGGCCCACCTATATAAGAAACCTGCAATTGGCTCCAATGTATATGGAATGGATGAAATTATCCAACATAAGATAAATGGTTTGCTTTTTGAAAAAGATAATGCAATAGAATTAGCTAAAACAATTAATTATATAGCTAATCATCCAAATGAAGCAAAAAGGATGGGAGAGAAGGGCTATACGGTGGCAAAAGAAAAATATTCACCAGATAATATAAAAATAATTGAGAAAGTATATGATTCTTTAGGTTAA
- a CDS encoding NAD-dependent epimerase/dehydratase family protein: protein MKKIVITGQSGFIGSHLYNYLKYVSKDFEIIPFEDHFFKDEAKLKSIVKKADVLVHLAALNRHNDPDEIFKTNKQLVEKIINACNATNSKPHIIFASSTQEARDNPYGLSKKEGRLMFSKWAREKGATFTGLIIPNVFGPFGRPFYNSVVATFSYQLIHNKTPKIEVDARLKLIYVQELIEEIHRIIHKTIGNEKYYIKHTEETRVSEILTILTQYKNNYIIQNAIPELQTEFKRNLFNTFRSYIDIDKFYPVYLEKREDNRGFLVESVKERTGGQLFYSFTLPGITRGNHFHIRKIERFCVIKGQAIIRLRKIGTRKIVEYEVDGNNPAFIDIPIWYTHNITNIGKDEMITLFWSNEIFNPDDTDTFFEKV from the coding sequence TTGAAAAAAATAGTTATTACCGGGCAGTCAGGATTTATTGGAAGTCATTTATATAATTATTTAAAATATGTTTCGAAAGATTTTGAAATCATCCCTTTTGAAGATCATTTTTTTAAGGATGAAGCTAAATTAAAAAGTATAGTTAAAAAAGCTGATGTTTTGGTTCATTTGGCGGCATTGAACCGGCATAATGATCCTGATGAGATTTTTAAAACCAATAAGCAGTTAGTCGAAAAAATTATAAACGCCTGTAACGCAACGAATTCAAAGCCACATATCATTTTCGCTTCATCCACCCAGGAGGCAAGGGATAATCCTTATGGACTATCAAAAAAAGAAGGCAGATTAATGTTCTCTAAGTGGGCCAGAGAAAAAGGCGCGACATTTACCGGTTTAATTATCCCAAATGTTTTTGGCCCGTTTGGAAGACCTTTTTATAATTCTGTGGTAGCAACATTTTCTTACCAATTAATTCATAACAAAACGCCAAAAATTGAAGTAGATGCGCGATTGAAACTAATCTATGTTCAGGAATTGATAGAAGAGATACATCGTATTATTCATAAAACCATTGGTAATGAAAAATATTATATCAAACATACAGAAGAGACGAGAGTAAGCGAGATATTAACAATATTAACTCAATATAAGAACAACTATATTATTCAAAATGCTATTCCGGAATTACAAACGGAATTTAAACGTAATCTTTTTAACACTTTTCGTTCGTATATAGACATAGATAAATTTTATCCTGTATATCTTGAAAAAAGAGAAGATAACAGAGGCTTTTTGGTAGAAAGTGTCAAAGAAAGAACGGGCGGTCAATTGTTTTATTCATTTACCCTACCGGGTATAACTCGCGGCAATCATTTCCATATTCGAAAAATAGAAAGATTTTGTGTTATCAAAGGGCAAGCAATTATTCGCTTAAGGAAAATTGGTACACGGAAAATTGTTGAATACGAAGTGGATGGTAACAATCCAGCTTTTATCGATATACCTATTTGGTACACCCACAATATAACGAATATTGGAAAAGATGAAATGATTACGTTATTTTGGAGCAATGAGATTTTTAATCCCGATGATACCGATACATTTTTTGAAAAAGTTTAA
- a CDS encoding polysaccharide biosynthesis C-terminal domain-containing protein yields the protein MIEKNLLINKIRHISSLIGLYLLASIIPTFIKIAINPLIALNMAPKDYAIVGFYNSFNPLISPLISFYAFSYYTKKYFEMDYKDRKILKGTIVQSLIYLSFFMSVFVLGGLYVYMNFFNKKSVISFFPYALLSVFSIPLTGIITFKLTDYKMEKKSKEFFNLSVSKGVLAALLSILLVVIFKYGAMGRLSATFLAALFLFFYAIYSEWEVIKQKFDLSILKEMLFFVWPLILGAMLHFFTNGYDRVYLERLGNEEEFGFYVVAVQIVAMIGIFQTAINNTFQPDVYKAVVNRNWKTTAKYVSIQIFSILSIVLVFVLIAPTVVDILTAGRYVYSTKYVRVLAFSQFTMSMYFVTTEITIVLGYTKLALFNKILGVVVTVLLYSFLISNWNFMGAAFGNVISYFMMMIINIMFLTVWIKWKNKTKLNMV from the coding sequence TTGATAGAAAAAAATCTTTTAATAAATAAAATAAGACATATTAGTTCATTAATAGGACTATACCTTCTTGCTTCTATTATACCGACTTTTATTAAAATTGCTATTAATCCTTTAATTGCATTAAATATGGCACCAAAAGATTATGCAATCGTTGGTTTTTACAATTCTTTTAATCCTTTAATTTCTCCTTTGATCAGTTTTTATGCATTTAGTTACTATACTAAGAAATATTTTGAAATGGATTATAAAGATAGAAAAATACTTAAAGGAACGATTGTTCAATCTTTGATTTATCTCTCTTTTTTTATGTCAGTGTTTGTTTTGGGAGGCCTTTATGTGTATATGAATTTTTTTAATAAGAAATCAGTAATTTCTTTTTTCCCCTATGCTTTGTTATCTGTTTTTTCAATACCATTAACAGGAATAATTACTTTTAAGCTAACAGACTATAAGATGGAAAAGAAAAGTAAGGAATTTTTTAATTTATCTGTTAGTAAAGGAGTTTTAGCCGCATTATTAAGTATATTATTAGTTGTCATTTTTAAATATGGAGCTATGGGCAGGTTGAGTGCTACTTTTTTAGCTGCATTATTTCTTTTTTTTTATGCTATTTATAGTGAGTGGGAAGTAATCAAACAAAAATTTGATTTATCTATTTTGAAAGAAATGTTATTCTTTGTTTGGCCATTAATTTTAGGGGCTATGTTGCATTTTTTTACCAATGGTTATGATAGAGTATATCTAGAACGTCTTGGTAATGAAGAAGAATTTGGATTTTATGTGGTTGCAGTACAAATAGTTGCCATGATAGGCATTTTCCAAACCGCAATAAATAATACTTTTCAACCGGATGTTTATAAAGCAGTTGTTAATAGAAATTGGAAAACAACAGCAAAGTATGTTTCAATTCAAATTTTTAGTATTTTGAGTATAGTTTTAGTTTTTGTCTTAATTGCTCCAACTGTAGTCGATATTTTAACTGCTGGAAGATATGTATATTCAACAAAATATGTTCGTGTTTTGGCATTCTCTCAATTTACTATGAGTATGTATTTTGTAACAACTGAAATTACAATTGTGTTAGGATATACAAAATTGGCATTATTTAATAAAATATTAGGAGTAGTGGTCACTGTTTTGTTGTATTCATTTTTAATATCCAACTGGAATTTTATGGGGGCTGCTTTCGGGAACGTAATTTCTTATTTTATGATGATGATTATTAATATAATGTTTTTAACTGTATGGATTAAATGGAAAAATAAAACAAAGCTAAATATGGTATGA
- a CDS encoding WxcM-like domain-containing protein has protein sequence MFKNPFIIKGGVHIDKRGTLKFVNDFSLEHIKRFYIIHCNKRIIRAWQGHKKEFKYFYPIKGEFKIYTVKIDEWLDPSENLEAEEFILTEKNNEVLVVPAGYANGIFAMQNDSILLVFSNLNIEEAKNDLFRFDQNLWVDWENKIKELI, from the coding sequence ATGTTCAAAAATCCTTTTATAATAAAGGGCGGTGTACATATTGATAAACGTGGTACTTTGAAGTTTGTAAATGATTTTAGTTTAGAACATATAAAAAGATTTTATATTATCCATTGTAACAAAAGAATAATACGGGCCTGGCAGGGGCATAAAAAGGAATTTAAATATTTTTATCCAATTAAAGGAGAATTCAAAATATATACGGTAAAAATCGACGAGTGGTTAGATCCTTCTGAAAACTTAGAAGCTGAAGAATTTATATTAACAGAAAAAAATAATGAAGTTTTAGTAGTACCTGCGGGATATGCGAATGGAATTTTTGCCATGCAAAATGATTCGATTTTACTCGTGTTTTCCAACTTAAATATTGAAGAAGCTAAAAATGATTTATTCCGTTTTGATCAGAATTTGTGGGTAGATTGGGAAAATAAGATAAAGGAATTAATTTGA
- a CDS encoding glycosyltransferase family 2 protein: MKPTYPKISVIIITYNQEKLISRAIDSVINQKDYLHELIISDDCSKDKTWDVVKKYKEKFPGKIKVQRHKQNLGIYENLESTYHLVTGEIIFFLSGDDAMGEDLLKSTCELLVNKEVDYKKDRFCVLTDYKVVYPDGREEVRNNNLVKKYDPFKLKLRGLIVNRALGLSSSILESMRKINISSLRKGDLPSSLQEGLFDQLPYYFADKIYYISVIGNVYFKKTGISVLMNKQDSMKEINKNILDFCDKIPDYYDNLSTVDIKWLTFLRVKSEYFLEPILVRIFRYFINLIILLKDPFRKYLWLKEVKIFIKNVYRLI; encoded by the coding sequence ATGAAGCCTACTTATCCAAAAATTTCGGTAATAATTATTACTTATAATCAGGAAAAATTAATTAGCAGGGCAATAGATTCCGTTATAAATCAAAAAGATTATTTACACGAGCTTATTATTTCAGATGATTGTTCTAAGGATAAAACGTGGGACGTAGTAAAAAAATATAAAGAAAAATTTCCAGGCAAGATCAAAGTTCAACGTCATAAGCAAAATTTAGGTATTTACGAAAATCTCGAAAGCACCTATCACTTGGTGACCGGCGAAATAATATTTTTTTTGTCCGGCGATGATGCAATGGGAGAAGATTTATTGAAAAGCACTTGCGAATTGCTGGTTAACAAGGAGGTTGATTATAAAAAAGATAGGTTTTGTGTGTTAACGGATTATAAGGTGGTATATCCGGATGGGAGAGAAGAAGTAAGGAATAATAATTTAGTAAAAAAATATGATCCTTTTAAATTAAAGTTAAGAGGGCTTATTGTTAATCGTGCACTAGGTTTAAGTTCTAGTATTTTAGAATCGATGAGAAAAATCAACATTTCTTCATTAAGAAAAGGAGATTTGCCAAGTTCATTACAAGAAGGTTTATTTGATCAGCTTCCTTATTATTTCGCTGACAAAATTTACTATATTTCAGTTATTGGAAATGTTTATTTTAAAAAAACTGGAATTTCAGTTTTAATGAATAAACAAGATAGTATGAAAGAAATCAATAAAAATATACTTGACTTTTGCGACAAAATTCCAGATTATTACGATAATTTAAGTACCGTTGATATTAAATGGTTGACTTTCCTTAGAGTAAAATCGGAATATTTTTTAGAACCTATTCTTGTTCGTATTTTTCGATACTTTATTAATCTAATTATTTTGCTAAAGGATCCTTTTCGTAAATATCTCTGGCTAAAAGAAGTTAAAATTTTTATAAAAAACGTATATCGTTTAATTTAA
- a CDS encoding polysaccharide biosynthesis protein gives MSTKTLLITGGTGSFGNAVLNRFLDSDDFSEIRIFSRDEKKQDDLRKKVNNSKVKFYIGDVRDQQSVDSAMFGVDLVFHAAALKQVPTAEFFPWEAIKTNSLGALNVINSAVKHNVKKVIVLSTDKAVYPINAMGMSKALMEKIMIAKSREANHHTILCGTRYGNVMASRGSVIPLFIEQIKSGKPLTITDPHMTRFMMTLEDAVDLVWFAYQNAEPGDIFVQKAPAATIGDLAKALLDLYEAKNEIKIIGTRHGEKLYESLVNREEMAKAIDLGRYYRIPADTRDLNYELYFSKGEDRISTVNEYTSHNTERLDIDGIKKLLLKLRPIRKDLGLE, from the coding sequence ATGTCGACTAAAACGCTTCTTATAACCGGCGGAACCGGTTCATTTGGGAATGCAGTATTAAATCGATTTCTGGATAGTGATGATTTTTCGGAAATTCGTATTTTTAGCAGAGACGAAAAAAAACAGGATGATTTGCGGAAAAAAGTTAATAATTCTAAAGTCAAATTTTATATTGGCGATGTGCGTGATCAGCAAAGCGTAGATTCAGCCATGTTTGGTGTCGATCTGGTTTTTCATGCGGCGGCATTAAAACAGGTACCCACGGCTGAGTTCTTCCCCTGGGAAGCAATAAAAACCAATTCTCTTGGTGCTTTGAATGTTATTAATTCGGCAGTCAAACATAATGTAAAAAAAGTTATTGTACTGAGTACGGATAAAGCGGTTTATCCAATTAACGCTATGGGAATGTCAAAAGCATTAATGGAAAAAATTATGATCGCAAAATCCCGGGAGGCCAATCATCATACGATTCTTTGCGGAACGCGTTATGGTAATGTGATGGCTTCGCGCGGTTCAGTTATACCTCTATTTATCGAGCAAATTAAAAGCGGTAAACCGCTAACTATTACGGATCCCCATATGACGCGTTTTATGATGACATTGGAAGATGCGGTTGATTTAGTATGGTTTGCTTATCAAAATGCCGAACCTGGTGATATTTTTGTGCAAAAAGCCCCGGCGGCAACCATCGGAGATCTGGCAAAAGCACTATTAGATCTCTATGAAGCTAAAAATGAGATAAAAATTATAGGCACAAGACATGGGGAAAAATTGTATGAATCTTTAGTCAACCGGGAAGAAATGGCTAAAGCAATTGATTTAGGCAGATATTATCGCATTCCGGCAGATACTAGAGATTTAAATTATGAGCTTTATTTTTCTAAAGGAGAAGATAGAATATCGACAGTTAATGAATATACATCTCATAATACGGAAAGACTTGATATTGATGGTATTAAAAAATTACTATTAAAATTAAGACCTATTAGAAAAGATTTAGGGCTTGAATAG
- a CDS encoding FkbM family methyltransferase, which yields MNFNYIYLFIGYLSRRIKLVKKFIFKCGFDKIIRKRALETVIRLKTGEKFLINTQNWIGLRCFLTGAYDIEGPYEFALLRIASNEKIDFFFDIGANHGYYSIKVSSILPNVQIYSFEPFSSNVQKLIKNKELNNSNNIHIINKVVSDKEGAIKVYFAGVDNDGSTSCIPQFKDNSNYEVVEAITIDTFVEENNLIGKKMFKIDVEGFEPNVLKGMKNTLRQHDSIVFIEHNSETLSKNNSSIHSLIEIMKSFNYKAYDIKNFRIEPYCGGDRGLVLYIPEEMDSEKLLD from the coding sequence ATGAACTTTAATTATATTTACTTATTTATTGGATATTTATCAAGAAGAATTAAATTGGTTAAAAAATTCATTTTTAAATGTGGATTTGATAAAATTATACGAAAGAGAGCGTTAGAGACTGTTATACGGTTAAAAACAGGCGAGAAATTTCTAATAAATACCCAAAATTGGATTGGTCTTAGGTGCTTTTTAACAGGAGCTTATGACATTGAAGGGCCTTACGAATTTGCATTATTAAGAATAGCTTCAAATGAAAAAATTGATTTTTTTTTTGATATCGGGGCCAATCACGGATATTATTCTATCAAAGTTTCATCTATCTTACCAAATGTGCAAATCTATAGTTTTGAACCTTTCAGTAGTAACGTTCAAAAATTAATTAAAAATAAAGAATTAAATAATAGTAATAATATCCATATAATTAATAAAGTTGTTTCAGATAAAGAGGGAGCTATAAAGGTATATTTTGCGGGAGTTGATAACGACGGTTCAACAAGCTGTATTCCACAATTTAAGGATAATTCTAATTATGAAGTTGTTGAAGCAATAACAATTGACACATTTGTTGAAGAAAATAATTTAATAGGTAAGAAAATGTTTAAAATAGATGTGGAAGGTTTTGAACCAAATGTCCTAAAGGGGATGAAAAATACACTTAGGCAACATGATTCAATTGTTTTTATTGAGCATAATAGTGAAACCTTATCAAAAAATAATTCATCAATTCATTCATTAATTGAAATTATGAAATCATTTAATTATAAAGCTTATGATATAAAAAATTTCAGAATAGAACCCTATTGTGGAGGGGATAGAGGTCTTGTTTTGTATATACCAGAAGAAATGGATAGTGAAAAACTTTTAGATTGA
- a CDS encoding DegT/DnrJ/EryC1/StrS family aminotransferase has protein sequence MIKFLDIKLINNIHKEEILTAIRKVIDSGWYILGEEVEKFEESFAKYVGAKHCIGVASGLDALFLILRGYMELGIMKEGDEVIVPANTYIATILAVTHNRLRPVLVEPDIETYNIDPDKIEEAISERTRAILPVHLYGRVADMKRINEIAKKYLLKVIEDAAQAHGAIYKGKRAGNLGDAAGFSFYPGKNLGALGDGGAITTNNDELAEVIKALRNYGSHKKYYNLYKGFNSRLDEIQAAILNVKLKYLDEENQRRREIAQYYCENIINEKIILPVNNRQSSIINDKSHVWHLFVVRTEKRDVLQKYLTENGIQTLIHYPLPPNKQMAYIEWNNYSYAITEKIHKEILSLPNSPIMEHKSTKKLVKIINRF, from the coding sequence TTGATAAAATTTCTTGATATTAAATTAATAAATAATATACATAAAGAAGAAATTTTAACAGCTATTAGAAAAGTAATAGATAGTGGATGGTACATACTTGGAGAAGAAGTTGAAAAATTTGAAGAAAGTTTTGCAAAATATGTAGGAGCAAAACACTGTATTGGAGTGGCAAGCGGGTTGGATGCATTATTCCTGATCCTGCGTGGTTATATGGAATTAGGTATTATGAAAGAAGGGGATGAAGTTATTGTTCCGGCTAACACATATATTGCCACTATACTGGCTGTTACGCATAACAGATTGCGTCCTGTTTTAGTGGAACCAGATATAGAGACATATAATATTGATCCAGATAAAATCGAAGAAGCAATTTCAGAGAGAACAAGGGCCATTCTTCCGGTGCATTTATATGGCAGGGTGGCGGATATGAAACGAATTAATGAGATAGCAAAGAAATATCTTTTAAAAGTAATTGAAGATGCAGCGCAAGCACACGGAGCAATTTATAAAGGAAAACGAGCAGGTAATCTGGGGGATGCTGCCGGGTTTAGCTTTTATCCCGGGAAGAATCTGGGAGCACTGGGAGATGGTGGAGCCATTACAACCAATAATGATGAATTAGCTGAAGTAATTAAGGCGCTCAGGAATTATGGTTCTCACAAGAAGTATTACAATTTATATAAAGGTTTTAATAGTCGGTTGGATGAAATACAGGCAGCAATCTTAAATGTAAAATTAAAATATCTGGATGAAGAAAACCAAAGACGGAGAGAAATAGCTCAATATTATTGTGAAAACATAATCAATGAAAAAATAATTCTCCCAGTCAACAATCGTCAATCATCAATCATCAATGATAAATCTCATGTATGGCATTTATTTGTTGTAAGGACTGAAAAGAGAGATGTATTACAAAAATATTTGACTGAAAATGGTATTCAAACATTGATACACTATCCTCTTCCGCCGAATAAGCAAATGGCGTATATAGAATGGAATAATTATAGTTATGCAATTACAGAAAAGATACACAAAGAAATTTTAAGTTTGCCAAATTCCCCAATTATGGAACATAAAAGCACTAAGAAATTGGTGAAAATAATAAATAGATTTTAG